CGAAAATAATGGCCGTCACAATGATGACGTTACGACGTCCGAATCGGTCGACGATTTTCCCGCTGGAGGCTGCGCCGATAATGCAACCCACAAGCACAGCGCTCACCACCAATTCTTGGTAGAGATTGCTTAAAGCAAAATCTTTTTTGATGAACAGCAAAGCTCCGGAGATGACGCCGGTATCAAAGCCGAACAATAATCCCCCAGTTGCTGCTACCGCGGCAATAATAATGATGATAAGCGTGGCGTGATGTATTTTGTTCCGCTCGTCCATGTCATCCCCCTCATTGTGAATTGAATAGATCGTGAGACGGACCACGCATTGCCGTCTCTTCACTGGTTATGCCCTGGGAATACCAAAAAATACAAGATGAAAGTTGATTGGAGTGGTGATGAGAATCATTGGGGGGAATCTCATAGCAGCAGAACTGGATTGTACGCTTTTCATCTTGTCTTTTCTCTTCATTTTCATGTATATGAAATGTTAATTTGATATTAACAAAAAAAAATTTCTGTAAAATGTGGCATTGCTCCCTGTGCTGGACGGAAGGTATTGGTCATTTGACCAGTCATAAACTGGCAGGAGAGGGAGATGATCACGTATTTTTTATTATTGACTATTATGAGAGGAGATACTCGCGGACGATTATTGTGTTATTTGTTTTGTCTATATGTAGACTGGGGCCTCATTGTGTTTATCGATTTGACTTCGCAGGAGCACAAGGGGCATACCCTAATGAAATTGTTTCTTTTTTGTTGCGCGAGCGACAATGGAGCCGGGGGGCAGAGAGTATATCTCATCCATTGTTCGTTTCGGGCAACAAATCTGGAAGAGGCGACGTGTAGCCCGAAGATGTATGCGGCGGGCTCGACCACTACGCATGGAGGTGCGTTATGCGATTCTCGATCGGTCTTGGTAAGGACGATGCGGAAAAACGGCTCGAACAACGAGGCGTATCGCGCCGTGATTTCATGAAATTCTGTACCACTGTGGCTGTCACTATGGGGATGGGCCCGGCATTTGCCGTGGACGTTGCCCATGCGTTGACGGCAAAACGGCGTCCGTCCGTTGTGTATTTGCATTGTGCTGAATGTACAGGCTGTTCCGAAGCCGTTTTGCGTACGGTAAAACCGTACATTGACGAACTTATCCTCGACACGATTTCTTTGGATTATCATGAAACGCTCATGGCCGCGGCTGGCGAAGCTGCGGAAGAAGCACTGCATGAAGCCGTGAATTCTAAAGAAGGTTTTTACTGTGTGGTGGAAGGCGCGGTGCCGACCATTGACCAGGGGAACTGGGGAATGGTGGCCGGCAAGCCCATGCTTGAGCTTGTCAAAGAAATCTGTCCCAAAGCCAAAGGCGTTATCAGCATCGGTCAGTGTTCGAGCTTCGGTGGTGTGCAGGCGGCTGCACCCAATCCGTCTAAGGCTGTTCCTGTATCCAAGGCAACTGGAATTCAAACCATCTGTATTGCCGGTTGTCCGCCCAATCCCATCAATTTCGTCGGTACCGTGGTGCATTTGCTGACGAAGGGAATGCCCGAACTTGATGATAACGGTCGCCCCACGATGTTTTACGGTGAAACCGTTCATGACAATTGCCCCCGTCTCAAGCATTTCGATAACGGGGAATTCGCGCCTTCGTTTGGCTCGGAAGAAGCCAAGAAAGGCTGGTGTCTCTATGAACTCGGATGCAAGGGCCCATTGACTTTCAACAACTGCCCCAAGGTCAAATTTAATCAGACCAACTGGCCTGTTGAAGCGGGACACCCCTGCATCGGCTGCAGCGAACCCCAGTTTTGGGATTCCATGAGCCCGTTCTACGAGCAGTTCTAAGGACCACCATCAACGCGAAAGACGCCCAATCGGAGGTTTTGAGATATGGCCAAAGATCCAGCCATGACGCCTAAATCGAATTTTAGCGGTCCCATTGTCGTCGACCCGATCACGCGCATTGAAGGCCACCTGCGCATTGAAGTCGAGGTCGCAGACGGCAAAATTAAAGATGCCCGCAGCTCTTCCCAACTGTTTCGCGGTCTGGAAATTATCCTGAAAGGCCGTGATCCCCGTGATGCCCAGCATTTTACCCAACGTTCCTGCGGTGTGTGTACATACGTCCACGCACTGGCTTCAACGCGCTGTGTCGATAATGCTGTTGGCGTTGATATTCCGGCAAACGCCGAACTCGTGCGGAATCTTGTGCTCGGTTCGCAATATCTGCATGACCACATTGTCCATTTCTATCACCTTCATGCCCTGGACTGGGTCGATGTGACGGCTGGCCTCAAGGCCGACCCGAGCAAAGCAGCCAAAATCGCTTCCACGATTTCTCCGCGGAAGACCACGGCCGCCGATCTCAAGGCGGTTCAGGACAAGTTGAATAAGTTCGTCGAATCGGGACAGCTTGGTATTTTTACCAACGCTTTCTTCCTGGGCGGACATGATGCCTATTACTTGCCCCCCGAAGTCAGCTTGATTGCGACGGCTCACTACCTTGAAGCGTTGCACCTCCAAGTCAAGGCAGCTCGAGCCATGGCCGTTTTCGGTGCGAAGAATCCGCATACTCAGTTTACGGTTGTCGGTGGCGCCACCTGTTACGACAGCCTGAAACCCGATCGCTTGGCCGAATTCGTATCGTTGTGGAAAGAAACCAAGCAGTTTGTCGATGAAGTCTACATTCCCGATCTGCTTGCCGTGGCCGAATACTACAAAGATTGGGGAAGCATCGGTGGTACGACGAACTTCCTCAGCTTTGGTGAGTTTGCCAGCAATGCGAAAGATCGTCCCAACGGATTGTACCCGGCTGGGGTCGTCATGAATCGTGACCTCTCCAAGGTGGATGCATTCGACCAGAAAGAAATTAAAGAACACGTCAAGCATAGCTGGTACAAAGGCGATGCCGCCCTGTACCCCATGGATGGTGTCACTGATCCTGAGTACACCAGCCTGGGTGACAAGGAACGCTACTCCTGGATGAAGGCTCCTCGATACAAAGGCGAGCCCATGGAAGTCGGTCCTTTGGCTCGGACGCTCATCGCGTACGCCAAAGCTCAGCCTGAGACCAAGGCAACGGTGGACATGATATTGGAAAAACTGTCCATCAAGCCTGAACACCTGTTCTCCACCCTGGGCCGCACCGCTGCCCGCGGTATTGAAACGGCCGTCATCGCCGGTAAAATGGGAGACTGGGTCAAAACGCTGAGTGATAACGTCAAATCGGGCAATAACGATCTGTACACGGATTGGGAAATGCCGGATGAAGCCGAAGGCGTCGGTTTTGAAGAAGCGCCGCGTGGTGCCTTGTCGCACTGGATTAAGATTAAAGACAAAAAGATCGAAAACTTCCAGCTCGTGGTTCCGTCCACCTGGAACCTCGGTCCTCGGTGTGCCGAAGGCAAGCTCGGACCGGTCGAAGAAGCTCTGATCGGCACCCCGATCGCCGATCCCAAGCGCCCCGTAGAAATTCTGCGCACGGTTCACGCCTTCGACCCCTGCATCGCCTGCGGTGTCCACGTCATTCAACCTGAATCGAACGAAGTGTTGAAATTCAGAGTATTATAGTTTTGCAGGATTGTTGAAGTCTCAATAACAAAAGGCGGCCTCTTGGGGTCGCCTTTTGTTATTGAGCTGAGTAATTTAGAAAGAAGTAGTGTTTCTCTTCATCTCTTTTGGCCTTCCATCTCACATGCTGAATCTCGTCGTATTTTGAAAAGAATAAACTAGATATTTAGTCCCACGATGTACTCGTTCGGATTTGTCTTGAAGCGATCCGGTTCTTTTGTCCAGACCTGACAGATATATTCGTATGGAGTAAATCCCTTGAGGGCAACATGTCGAGCAAACAAAAAAAACTTAGCGTTGAGTACGTAAGTAGAGGAGAACCTGGGAGAAAAAAGCTAATGCAGCTTATCTTATTGATTTGGAGCGTCCAAGAATATCCTTGATAGGTTCAAGATTCTTGAGGCGCTCCTTTATTATGCTTTCAGGTGATCGTTTTTTTCTCTTCTCTTGGATACGCCGAAGCTTGCCGCTGAATCAAATGCTTAAAGACAAACACGGTGATGGGGACACCTAGAATCATGCCCCACAATCCAAAAAACGTGTGGGCGATATAGAGAATGAATAAGGTCAGTACAGGGCTGATTTTAAAGACGGCTGAAAAAATGCGGGGGTTGAGCACATAGGTCTCAAAGAGATGGACAAAAATGACCATGACCAATGACAGCAGCGCGAGATTGAGGCCCCCGATATTGAAGGCGATGAGCATGATGGGAATGGTGGAAATAAACATACCAAGCACAGGAATGAGGCCCGCTATAAAGACGATAGTACTCAGCAATGATATCGGGTGAATACCGAGGCCCCACATGCCGAGGGCGGTCAGCATTGTGTTTGCGCAGGAAATCATGGTTTGTGCTTTGAATGCTTCGCCAACAAACAACGCGCACTGAATGATACTTCCAGCGGTGTGTCGATAAAAATGGCGCAGCCTCGTCTGGCGGAGATTCATAGCTTGAGCGCGTAATCTCGGATAATCGAGCAATATAAGGAAAGAGAACAACGTTCCCATGAGAAAGTACGAAATATGGACCGTGATCTGATTGATGGAGACGACGGCAAAGCGTACGAGTTGCTCACTATCGACGCCCGGAATGGTCTCCAAAGAGATGATTTTTTGTAACGCTACGATGAGTGGGGCGAGCATTGGTTGATGGTTCGCCTGGGCTTCCAGGAAATGATCTATATTTTCAATAGCCTTGGGGAGCTGCGAGAAGAACATTTTGCCTTCGGACACAAGCACTGGTGCGACCATGGAGATAAGCAACAGTACAAGGGTTATGAAAACAAGATAGATGAGAATCGTCCAAGCGCGGCGTGGGATTGTGGAACGTGCACAAAGCCACTCAATGAGGCCATTGAAAACATATCCCAAGATAAATGTGATGAAAACGAGCCCGAAAAGGCCCTTGGAGATAATAAGCCATAACAGTCCGAAAAAAATCGCCCAGATGAACAATGTGCGGTTTGTATCGAAAAATTGTTTGATGTCGCATACCATGGTAATAGGCTAGCGTAAAAGTGTTAGCCAGACAATCAACCATCTCTCACCGGAAATCACCAGAAGGCAGGAAACCCTGTGTTTCCGCCTTCTGATACCGGAAATTTTTTATAATCTGTTTACTGTACGGGAGTGGTGGATGCGAGGGCGTCTTCTTCGAGAACAACCGAATTGCTCAACAGGCCGACACCTTCAATTTCCACGTGGACTTCATCTCCAGGGGTCAGTGGACCTATTCCACTAGGCGTTCCGGTCAAAATCGCATCGCCCGGATTGAGCGTCATGACAGTGGAAATGAAGCTGACCAGCGTAAAGGGGTCGAAAATCATATCCGACGTATTTCCTTCCTGCTTAACCTCGCCATTCACCGACGTCGTCAACCGAAGATTGTTGACATCGTCCACTTCCGTCTCAATCCATGGTCCAATGGGACAAAAGGTATCAAATCCTTTGGCACGACCAAACAAGCCGTCTTTTTTCTGGAAGTCACGCGCCGTGACATCGTTGGCGCAGGCGTAGCCGAAGATATAGGAAGGAACATCTTGCGGGGCAACATAGCGACATGTTTTTCCGATAATGACGGCAAGTTCGCCTTCATAATCCACACGAGCGCTGTTTTGGGGAAGAATGATGGAGTGGCCGGTGCCGATGACAGCCGTCGGCGGCTTGAAGAAGATAACCGGTTCATCCGGGATGGCCCATCCGATCTCCTCGGCATGCGGTCGATAATTGACGGCAGCGCAGACAACTTTTGTCGGGGTGACTGTCGGGAGTGGAATGATGTCCGTCAGGGCAATGGGCTGATCGAGGCCAAGTGTTTTATCCAGGCACATGACTTGATCTTTGATAAGTGCTGCATAAAAATTTTTACCTTGGTATTGCACGCGAAGTACTCGCATAAATAATCCTTGTCGTTATCTGTTGCCGTTGGCCGTCCTTTCCTTGCCTTTTCCTTCCCCTCAAACGTTTTGAAGGAGGGAAAGAGGCACTGCATAAGGTATGAGAGACGTATGCTCCGCTCTCCAAGATACAGGAAAGTGTTCTGCACTCTCGCCAATCTATTTCGTGAATACCGTATGTCTTCGGTCAGGTCGAGCCTACCTCGTTATTTCGTCAAAAAGATTTGAGGAAGAGAGAAAAGATGAAAAGGGACGGCGGAGGGGAGAAGAGAGGAATCCATTTCCAAAGAAACGTTCTCTTCTTCCCCCCGCTGACAGCCGCGGTAATCCTATAACACAACAACCATAGGAACGACGACGGGATCGCGAGCAAGGATTTTCCGAAAGAATCGTCGTAGAGATGACCGAATACGCTCTTTGAGTTTCTCCGAGTCTCCTGGGGGGATGTTTTCAAATATATCGAGTACGATACATTTGGCATCTTCCAGAACATGACTGTACTGCTGTTCAAAAACAAACCCTTTGGACAGGATCTTGGGACCAAGGGTGATTTCCCCGGTTTTTTCATCGATAACAAGCAGAACAATGACCAGCCCTTCGCCAGCCAGAAGTTGACGTTCTTTGAGGACCGTCTGCCCTACATCACCGACGCCCTTGCCATCGACATAGATATTTTCCACGGGAATCTTGTCTTCGAGGCGAATCCCTTTGGGGTAGAACGTCACAGGATCACCGTCTTCCAGAAGCAGGGCGCGTTCCGGAGCAACACCACATTCTTGGGCTAATCGACAGTGTTTGACAAGGTGACGGTATTCACCATGTACCGGGATGAAAAATTTGGGCTTCACCGAGTTCAACATGATACGCAGCTCTTCGCGATGTGCATGACCCGATGCATGAATAGCTTGTACTTTTTCGTAAAGCACTTCGGCGCCAAGTTTATAGAGGCGATTGATGAGCTTGGTAATGGCCCGCACATTGCCTGGAATGAAGCGGGAGGACATAATGACAGTATCGCCTTTATGTACCTTGAGCTGACGATGTTCTCCCATGGCCAACCGGTTCAGTGCAGACAATGGTTCACCTTGTGAGCCGGTCAGGAGGATGACACACTTGTCGTCGGAAAGTTCGGAAATCTCTTCCAGAGAACATTCCGTTCCGGCTGGAATGACCAGGTCTCCAAGTTCTTTCGCGATCTCAATGTTGGAATACAAACTTTTGCCTGAAACTGCGACACGTCTGCCATGGGCATGTGCCAGATCGAATACTTCCTGCATCCGTTGAATATGGCTGGAAAACAGCGTGACCAGGATGCGGCCGGTGGATTTTTTGAAAATATTCGAGAGAGCATGCTTGATTTCGCGTTCTGTCAGTGCAAACCCTTCACGTTCGACATTCGTCGAATCGGAAAGCAGGAGCAGGGCGCCATCTTCGGAAAAAGTCTTGAACGCATCAATGTCTGTACGGTGGTTGTCCAAGGGATTTTGATCGATCTTGAAATCCCCGGTGTGCACGATACGGCCGGCAGGGGTTTCAATACCCAAACCAAACCCGTGAATAATTGAGTGACAAACTTCAAAGAAATTTATTGCAAAATTACCAAGTGTGATGCGGTCATTTTTTTCAACCGGGCGTAAATCGACGTAATCCATCAAGTTATGCTCGGTGAGTTTCTTGGCAATGAGTGCAAGCGTGAACTTGGAAGAGTAAATGGGAGCGTCCACGTATGGGAGAAGCCAGGGAAGAGCACCAATATGGTCCTCGTGCCCATGCGTAATAACAATTCCTTTCAGTTTGTCTTTCATCCCAAGGATGAAGTCGAATCGAGGAATAACAATATCTATTCCGAAAAGATAATCTTCGGGAAACATAAGGCCACAGTCAACAAGGATCATGGAATCCCCGCTTACCAGGGCCATGCAGTTCAGCCCGATCTCGCCGAGTCCGCCCAGCGGATACAGGGTTACTGCGTCGTCTTTTCCTTCCATGTATGGAGCTCCTGGTAGGCGTCGTTCATTGTCGTGTAGAGATCGCGTTCAAACGTGGCCCGATCGGTTTTACTACGAATTTTCGTGGGATCAAGCGGCGGGAGAGCCCGCACCCGGATGACGCCGGGGTTAAGGCGCAGGGTCCCTTTGGGCATAATGGCTGCTGTTCCCGCTATAACAAGTGGGGCAACGGGCAGGCCGGCCCGGTACGCGATGAGCATACCTCCAGCTTTGAACGGCAACAGCTGATTCGGGTCTGGGCTTCGCGTCCCTTCGGGAAAAACGAGAATACTTTTGTCGTCTTTGGCGATCTTGACGGCGTCACGCAAGGCTTGCATGGCCTTGGCTCCATCTTCACGAAACACTTCAATATGGCCGTTGTGGCGCATGGCGTGACCAAACAAGGGAATGCGAAACAGGCTGTCTTTCGCGAGAAACCTGAAATCGTAGTCTCCAAGAATGGAAAAAAACGCCGGAATGTCGAGATTACTTTGATGATTTGCCAAAAAAACATAATTTACATTGGGATCCAAGGCACTTAAATCGCATTCTATGCGACATCCGGCAGCGGCAATAAGCATCTTGCCCCACGCGGTCTCCACTTTCCGGAGGAAACTCTGTTTCCCGGAAGGTCGGAGCATAAGGCACGTCACGGCGACTCCCAATGTAATAAAGGGAGCGCAAAGGAGAAAAAATATTAATCGCAACATGGCAGCCGGGCGCTTAGTTGGCTTTTTCGTCGTAAAATTCGTCGTCGTAAAATTCGTCCATTGGATCAAACGAGGCGAGCAGATCATTGACATTCAAAAGTGCCTCAGACAAATGCCGTAAATCTTCCGATGTAACATCTTCAGGAGACTCGAGTTTCTCGTGAATTTTCACTGCCAGAAGCAGAGCATTTTTAATAAGAAACTCGCGGGCATTAATTTCTTGTTCTTCCATGATGTTCATAACGTCCTTTTCTTGGTTGCACGTTGCCAGGCACTTGACTGTAGACGAACAGTCATAAAAATTCCAGCCGAAGACATCAGAAAAAATAGGGACGGACACAAAAGGATTTGCTTTTCGCTGTGTTTTCGGCGAAAAGTAGTTGCCAAAGGCAACTGTTATTATACAAAGGAGCAACGCATGTCTCTGGCTCATCGTATGTGTTCGGTCCACAGATCCTTTATTCGCGAGATACTCAAAGTTACGGCCGATCCGGAAATTATTTCATTTGCCGGAGGACTGCCCAGTCCAAATTCTTTCCCGACAGCGGCATTTTCTCTTGCCGCGCAAGCATGTCTCAACGAGGAAGGCCCCAAAGCTCTCCAGTATTCCACGACGGAGGGGTGTCCTGAATTACGCGGCTTTATTGCTGAGCGATTGCACAAGACCCGAGGCCTTCCCATCCCAGCCAATGAGATCCTCATTACCACGGGATCGCAACAAGCCCTTGATTTGCTTGGCAAGACGCTTATCGATGCCGGTGATATCGTTTTGCTGGAGCGCCCAGGATACCTGGGAGCAATACAGAGCTTTTCATTGTTTGAGGCGCGATTTGTGACCATTCCATTGGACGATGACGGTCCGAATCTTGCGGCATTGGAAGAGGTTCTTGAAACCAACCGTGTAAAGATGTTCTATACTGTGCCCAATTTTCAGAATCCGTCAGGTATAACGCATAGTTTGGAAAAACGGCGCAGGACGGGAGAATTACTGAGCCGTTATGATCTCGTACTTGTCGAAGATGATCCGTACGGTGACTTGCGGTATAAAGGAGAGCCGATGCCGCCGTTGCGATCATTTTTTACTGGTTGTGCGGTGACGTTGGGATCGTTTTCCAAAATCACGGCCCCGGGGTTGCGCTTGGGATATCTTTCTACGACAGGCGACCTTTTGAATGCGTGTATTACGGCAAAACAAGCCTCGGACCTGCACACTCCGACACTGACGCAACGTATTCTCATGCGATACTTGCGGGATAATGATCTGGATGCACATATCGCAACGATTCGAGAATTGTATGGTCCCCGACGCGACCTGATGGTTTCGTGCATCAAAAAGTATTTTCCTGAGGACGTGTCTGTTACCGAGCCCGATGGAGGGATGTTCCTTTGGGCTCGATTGCCAGAACAGCTTTCCAGCCTGACATTGTTCGAGAAGGCCATTGAGCACAAAGTCGCTTTTGTTCCGGGAACCCCCTTCTATGTTGATGGAGGCGGGAAGAACACCTTGCGACTCAATTTCTCCAATGCCGATCCCGAACATATTGAAACCGGTATCAAGCGTCTCGCTACGTGCATTCGTGAAGCGCTTTCATACACGTCGTAACATCTCAAAGAGGAGCAGTGACGGAATCCTTTTGTGGGACGGGCAACGGACTCCAATGATTCCTTCCCTCTCCTCTTGAACTTCCCTCTCTCCCGCATATTGTCGTACGCTTTTGCCACATCGTATTGGGACGCTTCCGATACTTTGGGGAATCAATCCGTATTGTGCCACATTTCGAGCAGGCTTTGAACGCCTTCCTGTCCATTGAAGGTTCCGAGATCGGTTTCTTGTGGAAGGGCGCATTCCAGCGGATAATAGCGCTGAAATACAAATCGTCCGATAGCTTCAATAATACGATTTTCGTGTGCAAGACGTGGTGTATCAACATGTGAAGCACGCACGCCTTGCATAAGCAGGGTTTCGAAGTTGGATTTTCCCAATTGGTCGAGAAAGCGGGCGTGACCGGTAATATGGTGAAGGTTATCAGTGCGTCTTTCGCAGAGTGCATCGGCAAGCGGTCGCGCTACGTCGTAATGTTCAAGAAAGCTGGTCAGAAAATCGAACGCATCCGAAAATTGATTGTCGAAATGTGGGGCGGCTTCGGCCAATTGTGTCAGCGCACCGAGAGTAGCGTGGTTTGGATGAAAGCGCGTTTGCCGATAGCGAACACGAAGCTTACGGACGGTGTCGTCTGAAAGATGACGACTCAAAAGATGAGACAGTGATGCGGGCATGGTGCGAAGTGGATGCAACCGTCTAATGAAACTGGAGATATGATCGAAATCAAGCGGAAATGTGACGTCTCCACCGGTTGGCCATATGATATTAAGCACAGGGTGCCGTGCATGGACGTCGTGTGACAACATCGCAAGGGCGCCCGGCTCTGTATGAGAAGAGGACCAGTCGGTCAACGTATCTTCTAGTGTCTGACGAA
This genomic window from Desulfovibrio inopinatus DSM 10711 contains:
- a CDS encoding hydrogenase small subunit produces the protein MRFSIGLGKDDAEKRLEQRGVSRRDFMKFCTTVAVTMGMGPAFAVDVAHALTAKRRPSVVYLHCAECTGCSEAVLRTVKPYIDELILDTISLDYHETLMAAAGEAAEEALHEAVNSKEGFYCVVEGAVPTIDQGNWGMVAGKPMLELVKEICPKAKGVISIGQCSSFGGVQAAAPNPSKAVPVSKATGIQTICIAGCPPNPINFVGTVVHLLTKGMPELDDNGRPTMFYGETVHDNCPRLKHFDNGEFAPSFGSEEAKKGWCLYELGCKGPLTFNNCPKVKFNQTNWPVEAGHPCIGCSEPQFWDSMSPFYEQF
- a CDS encoding nickel-dependent hydrogenase large subunit, whose amino-acid sequence is MAKDPAMTPKSNFSGPIVVDPITRIEGHLRIEVEVADGKIKDARSSSQLFRGLEIILKGRDPRDAQHFTQRSCGVCTYVHALASTRCVDNAVGVDIPANAELVRNLVLGSQYLHDHIVHFYHLHALDWVDVTAGLKADPSKAAKIASTISPRKTTAADLKAVQDKLNKFVESGQLGIFTNAFFLGGHDAYYLPPEVSLIATAHYLEALHLQVKAARAMAVFGAKNPHTQFTVVGGATCYDSLKPDRLAEFVSLWKETKQFVDEVYIPDLLAVAEYYKDWGSIGGTTNFLSFGEFASNAKDRPNGLYPAGVVMNRDLSKVDAFDQKEIKEHVKHSWYKGDAALYPMDGVTDPEYTSLGDKERYSWMKAPRYKGEPMEVGPLARTLIAYAKAQPETKATVDMILEKLSIKPEHLFSTLGRTAARGIETAVIAGKMGDWVKTLSDNVKSGNNDLYTDWEMPDEAEGVGFEEAPRGALSHWIKIKDKKIENFQLVVPSTWNLGPRCAEGKLGPVEEALIGTPIADPKRPVEILRTVHAFDPCIACGVHVIQPESNEVLKFRVL
- a CDS encoding AI-2E family transporter, with product MVCDIKQFFDTNRTLFIWAIFFGLLWLIISKGLFGLVFITFILGYVFNGLIEWLCARSTIPRRAWTILIYLVFITLVLLLISMVAPVLVSEGKMFFSQLPKAIENIDHFLEAQANHQPMLAPLIVALQKIISLETIPGVDSEQLVRFAVVSINQITVHISYFLMGTLFSFLILLDYPRLRAQAMNLRQTRLRHFYRHTAGSIIQCALFVGEAFKAQTMISCANTMLTALGMWGLGIHPISLLSTIVFIAGLIPVLGMFISTIPIMLIAFNIGGLNLALLSLVMVIFVHLFETYVLNPRIFSAVFKISPVLTLFILYIAHTFFGLWGMILGVPITVFVFKHLIQRQASAYPREEKKTIT
- a CDS encoding fumarylacetoacetate hydrolase family protein → MRVLRVQYQGKNFYAALIKDQVMCLDKTLGLDQPIALTDIIPLPTVTPTKVVCAAVNYRPHAEEIGWAIPDEPVIFFKPPTAVIGTGHSIILPQNSARVDYEGELAVIIGKTCRYVAPQDVPSYIFGYACANDVTARDFQKKDGLFGRAKGFDTFCPIGPWIETEVDDVNNLRLTTSVNGEVKQEGNTSDMIFDPFTLVSFISTVMTLNPGDAILTGTPSGIGPLTPGDEVHVEIEGVGLLSNSVVLEEDALASTTPVQ
- a CDS encoding ribonuclease J; translated protein: MEGKDDAVTLYPLGGLGEIGLNCMALVSGDSMILVDCGLMFPEDYLFGIDIVIPRFDFILGMKDKLKGIVITHGHEDHIGALPWLLPYVDAPIYSSKFTLALIAKKLTEHNLMDYVDLRPVEKNDRITLGNFAINFFEVCHSIIHGFGLGIETPAGRIVHTGDFKIDQNPLDNHRTDIDAFKTFSEDGALLLLSDSTNVEREGFALTEREIKHALSNIFKKSTGRILVTLFSSHIQRMQEVFDLAHAHGRRVAVSGKSLYSNIEIAKELGDLVIPAGTECSLEEISELSDDKCVILLTGSQGEPLSALNRLAMGEHRQLKVHKGDTVIMSSRFIPGNVRAITKLINRLYKLGAEVLYEKVQAIHASGHAHREELRIMLNSVKPKFFIPVHGEYRHLVKHCRLAQECGVAPERALLLEDGDPVTFYPKGIRLEDKIPVENIYVDGKGVGDVGQTVLKERQLLAGEGLVIVLLVIDEKTGEITLGPKILSKGFVFEQQYSHVLEDAKCIVLDIFENIPPGDSEKLKERIRSSLRRFFRKILARDPVVVPMVVVL
- a CDS encoding lysophospholipid acyltransferase family protein, which encodes MTCLMLRPSGKQSFLRKVETAWGKMLIAAAGCRIECDLSALDPNVNYVFLANHQSNLDIPAFFSILGDYDFRFLAKDSLFRIPLFGHAMRHNGHIEVFREDGAKAMQALRDAVKIAKDDKSILVFPEGTRSPDPNQLLPFKAGGMLIAYRAGLPVAPLVIAGTAAIMPKGTLRLNPGVIRVRALPPLDPTKIRSKTDRATFERDLYTTMNDAYQELHTWKEKTTQ
- a CDS encoding PLP-dependent aminotransferase family protein — encoded protein: MSLAHRMCSVHRSFIREILKVTADPEIISFAGGLPSPNSFPTAAFSLAAQACLNEEGPKALQYSTTEGCPELRGFIAERLHKTRGLPIPANEILITTGSQQALDLLGKTLIDAGDIVLLERPGYLGAIQSFSLFEARFVTIPLDDDGPNLAALEEVLETNRVKMFYTVPNFQNPSGITHSLEKRRRTGELLSRYDLVLVEDDPYGDLRYKGEPMPPLRSFFTGCAVTLGSFSKITAPGLRLGYLSTTGDLLNACITAKQASDLHTPTLTQRILMRYLRDNDLDAHIATIRELYGPRRDLMVSCIKKYFPEDVSVTEPDGGMFLWARLPEQLSSLTLFEKAIEHKVAFVPGTPFYVDGGGKNTLRLNFSNADPEHIETGIKRLATCIREALSYTS